In Betaproteobacteria bacterium, the sequence GACCCCTGCCTTCGGAGGGCAGTACTCTATCCAGCTGAGCTACGGGCGCATGGGAGGGAGGCATTCTACCCTCTGGGTACGACTTGCGTCCATTCTCAAAACCGGATTAAGCTCCTACAAATCTACAAGTTTGCTTGATTCGGTAAAAACAACATGTCAAATGAGATCAATCAGGAACTGTCGCACGATGTTGTAGAGAAAGTGATGAGCAGCATCGATATCCCGACCTGCCCAGGAATGGTCACTGATGCAATGCGAGAGGCTCAGAAGGATGAGCCGGATTTAAGCCGTTTGGCCGATATCATTGGCAGCGATGCCGGCATGTCGGCTGCCGCCCTTAAACTTGCCAACTCGCCACTGTTCGGTGCGAATAATCGGGTGGTGAGCGTGCGCAAGGCGGTTGAACGCCTGGGCATCCAGAATGTTGTTTGCGTGGTCGTCGCTTCTGCACTCCGTGCCAGTGTTACCGGTTTGCCTGCCGCCTGGGTCGAAGATTTCTGGAGGCGAACGATGCAGCTCGCCCTGGCATCGAGTTTGGTTGCTCGCCGTCAATATGGCATTTCTGCCGATGCGGCGTACACCTATGCGCTTTTTCACAACGCGGCCATACCTCTGCTGATGCGTCGCTTCCCAAATTACGCCGATGTTCTCGAGGGCTGCCGCAGCGAAGGGAGGATGCTGAGCGATGCCGAAGAGCAATACTTCCCTTGCACCCATTCCATCGTCGGTTCACTGCTGGTGCGTAACTGGGGACTTCCACCCTTGCTCGGCCAGGCTATCCGTTTTCACCACGAAAAGGATGTCTATGATTTACCGGATCGTAGCTTGCCCGGCGGCGCCCTGTCATTAATCGCAGTGACTCAGGTGGCTGAACACCTTCTCGACGAAATCATTGGTGACACTAGCGAAGTTGATACCAATCTGCTCGAGCGTGCACTCGCCTTCCTGGGCATTTCGAACGACGACCTTGATGAATTACGCCAACGGTTCGCCTCTGCCGTGGAAAATTAAGCCAACTAGACTTTAATCTAACAACGTGCGCGCCTCTTCAAAACGCTGCGCATAATAGCGATCGCTAAGCTTGTCGATGCGAACCTTGCCATTGGTGGACGGCGCGTGAATAAAGCGTGTATCACCGATGTATATACCGACATGCGAGTAGGATCGATTCATCGTATTGAAGAAGACCAGATCGCCCGGCCGCAGTTCTCCTTGCGCGATTGGCCGCCCATTGCGGGCAATGTCAGCAGCACTACCCAGCACTTTGAGGCCGGCTGCCCGACCATAGATATAACTGACCATCCCGCTGCAATCCAGGCCGGCCTCGGGGTTCTTGCCGCCAAAACGGTAACCGGTATCGATCAAGCCCAAGGCGTAGAACACCACTTCGTTGCCCACTTGGCTGACCGGACGTATAGTTTCCGTCGAGCCGGATGTACGCCGCTCCGCAGTACCGCAGGCGGCCAACAGGAAGATCGACAGAAAAATTGAAAACAGTCGCGGAAGTCGCATGTAGCTGGTGTGCTTTCTAGGAACAACTCGTAACTTACCGTTTTTACAGGAATTTTCAAGACCATGAACCTACAGAATACAGAACTTCTGCGGTCAAGCAACCTGATAGGCGGGCAATGGGTCGAAGCCGACAGCGGTGCCCGACTGTCCGTGATCAACCCCGCCACGGGAAACACGCTGGGTGATGTGCCGTTGTGCGGCGCCGCCGAAACCCGTCGCGCCATCGAGGCGGCGGATGCGGTCTGGCCGGCCTGGCGAGGGCTGACCGCTCGCCGCCGCGCCCAATTGCTTCAGGCATGGTTCAAACTCATCGTCGACAATGCCGAGGATCTGGCGCAACTGGTGACGGCCGAATGTGGCAAGCCTTTGTCCGAGGCCAGAGGCGAAGTGATCTACGGCGCATCATTTATCGAGTGGTTTGCGGAAGAAGGCAAACGGACTTACGGCGAAAGCATTCCTAGCCCGGCAGCCAACACTCGATTGATTGTCATCAAGCAACCGATCGGCGTCTGCGCCGCGATCACGCCCTGGAACTTTCCGCTCGCCATGATCACCCGCAAGGTTGCGCCGGCCCTGGCCGCGGGTTGCCCGGTGGTCGTCAAACCGGCTGAAGCCACGCCGCTCACGGCGCTGGCGTTGGCCGTGCTGGCCGAGGAAGCGGGGTTCCCCCCCGGCGTTTTCAATGTTGTCACGGGCAAACCAGCAGATATTGGTGGGGAGCTCTGCGCAAACCCGATCGTCCGCAAGCTCTCTTTCACCGGCTCGACTGGTGTTGGCCGACTGCTGATGGCGCAATGTGCCCCGACCATCAAAAAACTGTCGCTTGAACTCGGCGGCAACGCGCCTTTTATCGTTTTTGACGACGCCGACTTAAATGCTGCGGTCGACGGCGCTTTGGCGGCGAAATACAGAAATACCGGCCAGACCTGCGTATGCGCCAACCGCTTTCTGGTGCAAGCCGGTATCTACGAGGAGTTCGCGACAAAATTTGCCGAGAAGGCCCGCGGCCTGAAGGTGGGCGATGGCACCGAGGCTGGCGTCGTACAGGGTCCGTTGATCAATGCGGCCGGCCTGAGCAAGGTCGAAGCCCATGTGGCCGATGCCGTCGGCAAGGGGGCTCGCGTGCTGTGTGGTGGCGCCCGTCACGAGCGCGGCGGCAATTTCTTCCAGCCAACCGTGCTGGCTGACGTAACGACCGAGATGAAGGTAGCTCGCGAAGAAACCTTCGGCCCGGTGGCGCCGCTTTTCCGTTTCGAGACGGAGGCTGAGGCCATCGCCATGGCCAATGACACCGAGTTCGGCTTGGCAGCGTATTTCTTTACCCGCAATGTTGGCCGCTGCTGGCGCGTCGGCGAGGCGCTTGAATACGGCATGGTCGGTGTCAATACAGGGATGATTTCGAACGAGGTCGCACCGTTCGGCGGCATCAAACAATCCGGCCTTGGCCGTGAGGGTTCGAAGTACGGCATCGAGGATTATCTGGAAATCAAATATCTCTGCTTCGACATCAATACCTGATGGGCAAGCTCATCCTCGTCCTGCTGCTGGCACTGGCAGCCGTGCTGCTTTGGCGCAACTGGTGTCGGCAGCGGCGTGAGGCTTACATCAACACCTATCCACTTCATCGCATTCTCGACCAGCGGCTGGCGGCCCGCCGCCCGGAACTGACAGTCGAACAACGCATCGAGGTTTTCGCTGCACTGAGCGACTATTTTCAGCTCTGCCGCAAGGCGGGACGACGCATGGTCGCCATGCCATCGCAAGTGGCCGACGATGCCTGGCACGAGTTCATTTTGTTCACTCGCCAGTACGACAAATTCTGCCGCCATGCCTTCGGGCGATTCCTTCACCACACGCCGGCTGAGGCAATGAGCACGCCGACGCAAGCCGGCGATGGCATTCGGCGCGCCTGGCGCCTGGCCTGTGCGCACGAAAAAATCAATCAAAAAAGTCCGGAGCGTTTGCCCCGCCTTTTTGCGCTGGATGCGTCCCTCGGTATCGCCGGCGGATTCATCTATCAGCTTGATTGCCTGGCAGCGAGTGGTGGTACCGGTTCAGGTTATTGCGCCAGCCACATCGGATGCGGCGGTGATGGCAGCGGTTGCGCCGGAGACTCCGGCGCATCTGATGGCGACAGCGGTGGTTGTGGCGGCGGGTGCGGTGGCGGAGATTGACCAGCTACTTGTGATAAGTCCGGCCGCTGCCAGAAGCGCCATGCCCCGAATTTGCCACCGTATCAAACATGCTCCAGCCCTGCTGTTGGGCATAGACAAAGAGTAACAATGCAAAGACGCCGGAGGCGAGTGTGAACTTGTCAAACATCAGTCGTCCCCATCTGAATCGTCAGCGCTCTCCGGCGCATGATCACTTTCGGCCCAGCGACGCGCCTCGAAGGCGGCATGGCGCATGGCGCTAAAGACCGGAAAGATGATGATAAAGATCATCACCAGCACGAAATTTGACCAGCCCGCACCGGCTGTACGCACTTCGAGGGTATCGCGCACCGCTACCGGCTTGTCCTGTGCCATATCCGGGTCCAGCGTCAGATAGTAGGTGCCGGCCGGAATATTCAGGAAGACGATTTCGTCGTCCCGACTGCCCTCAGTCCATCGCCCATCGTCGTAGCCACTGTAAAACGACAATTCGCGTCCCGCCTGCCAGGCTGCGCCGGTGTTCTTGTTGACCAGCACCATGTCGAGTCCAATCCAGTTGTTGTCGAGTGAAGTCCGGTTCTTTACGGCTATCTTGCGTGGCTTGCCGGAAATCTCGAATTCGCGGGTCTGGACCTCCGCTCCTGGCTGTGGCTCGAACGTAAAATCCTGCCGCAGCAATAATTTGCCGCTGGAAAACAACACAAAAAAAGCCTGAAGCAGCATGGCTGCCAAGGCCAGTTTCCAGGACAAGCCCCATATCCGTCGATTTGTCTCACCCCAGGGATTCGGTTGATTGGCGAAAACCCCGATCGGCCGAAAAAGGATGTCCTTCAGTTTGAAAGCCTCCGCAATCACTTGCGGCTCGACGTAGCTGCCCTGCGACCAGGTCAAATCGTTGCCGGTCGATTCGCTGGACAACATCAACGGAGGCGCCACGTAATCAATCACGCGATTGGTTTCGCCCCGCCTCACCCGCCAAGTAAACTCCCCGGTAACCTGAATCACCTCGACAACAGGCGATGTCGAAAAATGCTTGAACGATTGCCCGCCAAAGCGAACGTTCTCCAGTTCAACGATCCCGCCGGCCGGCGGTTTGGACAGCACATCGACGACATTCCAGTGACCGTTGTATTCAGTCAGCCAGCGATAGGTGCCATTTTCGCAAGCCAGCAGGTATTCGCTCCAGTCGTAGGCAATGCCATCGACCCGGCATTGCTTGACGAGAAACCCGATCACTTCAAGCGCCTTGCCCTCCAGAAGTCCCTTGCTACCGAGCGGCACGCGCGGCGTATACCGCTCATCGCGCATCCCCAGCGACTTCGACAAGACCTTGTAACTCTGGTCCGTCGCATCGACCACTGCACCACAGGAAGCGCAGCCTACCGCCAGGATTTCCTGCGAACGAGCCGCCATCGGAGCGCCGCAACCTGGGCAACGGAAAACGCGAGCTTCGACCATCTTTGTCGGAATGGCCATGCCATCGCGAAGATTGCTCATCCGCAACGACCGGAAGTCGACCGCCTCGCCGACAAACAATAACGGTGGAGTTTCCGAATAATCCAGTGTTGCGAAATTTGCCTGATTTCTCAGGTCGACCGCAGCAACGGGGTAGCCGGCACCAACCTTGAATGGCAACTCACCCTGACCTGCGATGCATTCGGCGTTTTCGATATTGCTGACGGTCCATGCCTGGCTAGCGAGGGAAATCCGCTGCCCGATCTTTAACTGGTCAAAATCCGGCAAAGGTTCCCGAACCTGCTGCATGAAGGAAAGCACATATTCACCAGCCGCTTCCGACAACCAGCCATTCCGCATGTCGTCAAACAGCAGGTGCCATTCGTTCCACGTTCCCTGGCTGTACTCGATCTGGATACGTCCGATCAGCGCGAAATGAACCCCCTGATAGCTACCCTCCGCTCCCAGTTGCAGCGGCGAACGATCCTCGACCAGCGCCGCCATCTTGCCGATGTCTTCCAGATTCTGGTCGTGACGAACCAGCATGCTCTGACAGTATTCGCAGACGGCAAAGACCGAGGACGCCGACTTGAAAACAACCGGCGCCCCGCAGGATGGACATTGGGCGCTTAAAGCCACGTTGCTGCGGTCAACTCAATTTTTTGAGCAATTCCGCTTTTTTGGCATCGAACTCGGCCTGGCTCAGAATGCCTTTTTCGACCAGCCCATGCAGCTTTTCAAGGGTAGCCACGACTTCGTCTGCTGACACCGAGGCCGCCACCGCGCTGGCGGGTTGTGCGGCCGATGCCATTGCCTGCCCCATGACCTGACCAAAACCGATGCCCGCCCCCATACCGACGCCCATGCCGGCCATGCCGCCTTCGTTCTTTGCCGCCTCGGGAATGGCGTTGGCAACCTGGTACTGCGTGAAGCGTTGCATGTCACCGATCATGTTCATGCCGATCTTCTGGTCGAGAACCTTCTGCAATTCTTCCGGCAACGAGACGTTCTGGACAACCAGCGAATCCAGCACCAAGCCGTATTCGGCGAACATCGGCGCAGCCTTGGCCAGCATGGCCTTGCCGAACTCATCCTGGTTGGCCGCCATGTCAATGAATGGCACTCCGGATTCGCCGAACAGGTCAGTCAATCCGGCCACCATCGTGTTGCGCAGCTGACCTTCCAGCTCTTCCCGGGTGTAGGTATCGCGGGTGCCGGAAATTTTCTGATAGAAGGTCTTCGGATCAGTCAGGTGATACGAATAGATGCCGAAGGCGCGCAGGCGAACAATGCCGAATTCCTTGTCGCGGATCGTGATCGGATTGGGGGTGCCCCACTTTTGATCAAGCTGTGTGCGCGTCGAGAAGAAATAGACGTCCGACTTGAATGGGGACTCGAACAGCTTGTCCCAGTTTTTCAGGTAGGTCAGGACCGGTAGCGTCTGTGTCGTCAGCTTGTACATGCCAGGAACGAAGACATCGGCCACCGTACCTTCGTTGACGAACATTGCCACCTGCGAATCGCGTACCGTCAGACTGGCGCCATTCTGGATTTCCATTTCCGCCATCGGGTAACGCCAAGCCAGCGTACCGTCGCCACCCTCGGTCCATTGAAGGATGTCGATAAACTGCTTCTTGATGAAGTCCATCAAAGCCATGAAATTCTCCTTGAGTGATCAGGCAATGCAACCGGCATTAAGAATGCCAACGCCGAGGGAAAGTGAAGCGAGAAATATTCCGGAGGCAAGCTTGCCTTGCGGAATATTCAAATTGATCTGGGGCAGGGCAAATCGCGCCACTATGTAAGCCATGAGCTGTACGGCACAAGCCACAACGCCCCAGCCGATCATCACGTAGATGTTATGACTGGCCGCCACGGACACGGCAATCGGCAAGGCGTAGCCAACAATCGCGCCGGCCAGGCTAACAGCGGCCGCTGTATTGCCCTCGCGGATCAGGCGTAGTTCGTTGTATGGCGTGACAAGGACATACAACGCCAAAAATACGGCGAGCAGGACGATAGCCGTCGCGAAATAGCCTGCAAAGGCTGGCAAACTGTTGATAACCGGATCGAACATGGAATATCCCGGGAACAATGACAGCCGATTGTCACCGCTGACCCACATTTGTTCAAGCTGAACGGGCGAAATACCAAGTGATGAATTCGTCCCGCGGCATCGGCTTGCCATACAGGTAACCCTGCGCATCCTGGCAGCCGAGCGCCAATAACTGATCGCGTTGCTCAATGCTCTCGACACCTTCAGCCAGCGAGCACATCCCCAAGTCATGCGTAAGGTCGATGATGGCGCGGACAATCCGCAACCCTTCGGCAGACGCCGACATGTTGATTACGAATGAACGGTCAATCTTGATTTCATTGATCGGCAGAGTCGCCAGATAACTTAATGAAGAATAACCGGTACCGAAATCATCCAATGCCAGGCGCACCCCAAGTTCGCGCAGCTTCTTCATCACCGACAAACCAAGCTCACGATCGCCCATCATGGCGGATTCGGTCAACTCGAAGGTAAATCGTCCAGCAGGAATCCGCCAGGCTTCAAGGCACTGCGCGACCAACTCGGGAAGGTCTGGATCAAGCAGATCGCCCGCGGTCAGGTTAAGGGAAAGCGAGATATTGACGCCCGCAGCATCCAGAGCCGCACACTGGCGCAAGGCGGCCCGGATCAACCAGTCGGTGAACAAGGTTCGCCAGCCATTTTCTTCGATAAGTTCAACGATGATCGGTGGCGCCACCCAGTCACCGTTTCCCCGACGCCAGCGCAAAAGCAATTCAGCACCAAAACATTGCCCGCTAGCAGCATTGACCTGAGGTTGCATGTATAGCATCAGAGATTCATGGCGCAGGGCTTGTCTCAATTCCTCGGAAAGCTCATTGCGCAGCAACCAATGTTGTCGCATGCCGAGGTCAAACAACGCAAAAGCCTCGTTCGCCCCTTGCACACTCGCTCTGGCCAGACGTGCGGCAAGAATGACCTCCTCTGCGTCGCTCCCGTGCTCCGGCAGCATTGCCATTCCAATCTCAACATCAAGCATCACAGTACGACCACTCAGCAAGACGACCGGCTCGTCAAACGCCCGTCGAATATGCGTCGCCGCCAGTACCGGCTGGGCCATTGTTTTCACTTCAGGCAAAAGCAGAATCCACTCGCCTTCATGGCCGACAAAGGCCTGATCTTCTGGACGGAGCAAGCGCTTCAGCTGCTCGGTCAATAAACCTGGAATGGTTTGCAGTTCTGCTGCCGAAAAGTGCGAAAACGCTCGTCGATTGACCAGCGAAACCGATAGGACGGCGACAGCCCGATCAGCCTTGGCCATTTCCTGCAGCCGACGCATGGCCACGAACTCGCCAGACAACCCGATCTCGGAAAGTCTGGCCTCCTCCCCAAGCTCAATGGCACAACTGATAGCAGCCACCACACTACGTCGGAGGATGGCCAACAGATCCAGCTGAATTCGGCCCACCTGCTGCATATCGCCGAACAAATCTGCTTCACAGCGTGCTACCGCATGATTGAACATACTAAACATATCTGCGAGGGAAAACCCACTGCTGCTCAGCTTGTGCCAAGAATGCAGCCATTCACGCTGCCAGCCAATATCTGCGATCGATAATGGCAGTTCAGCGGTACGCTCGACAAATTTCTGGAGTGCTCCACTGCTGCCAAATCGCTCTGCCACCCACATCAATGCATCCTTCCACACTGACGTTAGGGCTCTGAGCGAACGCAGATCCTCTGGACTCAAGCCAAAGGCTGCGTAGTCGATATAGCCGGCGCTAGCCGAGGTAGTAGTCATTGCCAGCCAGTCCGTAGGCATTGTGTGGCAAGGCCTTGGCAATTCGCAGCGCGGCATTCGCGTCTTCTCGCAGGTCAACGACACGGTAAGAACGCACCAGTATCTTTGCTGCATCCAACATTACAACCACGCGCGGCTTCGAGCGCTTAACTCGATTTTGCTGGATAACCACCCCTACCTCACCAGTATTCAGTTCAACCAGTGTGCCAATCGGATAAAGGCCGACACATTGAACAAATTGCTCCATCAGGGCCGGACTAAACAGTTTGCCTCGCAAATTGTGCAATTCCTCGAGCGCCTCCTGATGACCGAGCGCTGTCCGGTAGGGCTTGTCCTTGAGCATGGCACAGAAGGAATCAGCGAGGCCGGCAATCTCCGCTGCCAAGCCAATCTGTTCGAATTTCAACCCGCGCGGATAACCGCTGCCATCCCAGCGCTCATGATGGCGAGACACCGTGAGAATTACTCCATGCGGCAAATTTGCCTGTGAGTAAAGCATTTCCAGCGAACTCGCAACATGCGAACGAACCACTTTAAGCTCGGCGACCGAGAATGGCTCCTTTTTAGACAGCAATTCATGGGGAAGCTGTATTTTGCCGATGTCCTGCATCATTCCTGTCAGCCCCAGTTCGAGCAGGCGCTCATCGCGCCAGCCAACATGGGTCCCGAGTAGAATCATGTTGACCGCCACGTCCATCGCATGATCGAAGCTGTACTGGTCATTTTGCTTTAGCCGAAGCAACCACATCACTGCGTCGGGATTGCGTTGCAGGCTGCCCGCAATTTCGCTTAAGCCCTCGCGAATAAGCGCGATATCGATTTCCTGCCCATCGGAAAACAACTTGAATGCGTCCTGCAAGGCATTTGCCAAAATATCGTATTGAGGCTCGATGCGTGCAAGCTCCCGAGACAGCTCTCTAGCTTGATCATTGTCGCTTTGGCTGTGCAGAAAATCCAGAAAACGGCGCCGACGTGACTGGCGCTTTTCCGAAGTAAGCGACATGGCTTCATGCTGGCTAGATTTCCGTTCGTCAATGCGATCGCTCTGAAATGGCGAAGCCTTTAGTGGTGCATCTTTTTCGTGCTTCGTTGGGACATAGTGTTCATTTAACGAACGTGTACGGTCGATGTAAACGAAACGGCATTTGGATTGGAAAATATCCACTTGATCCGGCGTGGAAATAACAAAGCCCTGGAAGGCAAAGTTGAACTCTGTCCAAGGACAATCAGGCTCCGCAACGAACATGCCAATCTTGAGATCAGCGACCGATACAATTTCCATCGTCATTTTTCTGGTTATTGCTCAAGCGCCAGCCGCTTCAAGCCATCAAGCGGAAGATTGTGCGTGACCTTGTGAGGAATAACAAGATGATGCCCAATCAGCTCTGCGTTTCCTCCCGACAACAAACAGCAGGCGCCACCATCTGCCAGGCGGACAAATGCTCGCTCTATCGCCCCGGCCTGCGCTTCAAGCCCCCCCGAAACTATTGCATCATCGGTACACTGCGGGTAAGCGGCATACCCACCATTCGCAAATGGCAAGGCTGCCGTTTCACGTGCCAGCGATCGCCGCATCAACTCCGGCCCAGGCAAAATAAAACCACCGAGAAATTCACCTTCGGCGTTCATCGTGTCGATCGTGGTTGCCGTACCCGCCATGACCACCAACACCGCCGAATGGCTCATGCCGCGCGCACCGATTAGCGCGCACCAGCGGTCGACGCCGAGTTGCTCGGGATTTCGATAGCGATTGGTTACGCCACATCGCGAAAATTCGGAAGTCACCTCCCAAAACACAGGCGACCACCTGCCAAGCTGTTCACGAATCCGCCCCCCGGCCACCGTACCTGCCACATTGGCAAGTACCACTTTATCGGGATTTGGCCAATCGAGAAGCAGACGCGCCAGTTGCTCAACATCGGCATGAGCAACTGCGCCTTGGGCCAGCCACTGTGCGCCATCATGTACGCCCCATTTGATGCGGCTATTCCCGCTGTCGAGACAGACAATCATGCTCGACGCAGGCTGACATCACCTGAAAATATGCGCTCGACATCGCCGGTCACGTCAAGCAGGAGCGCGCCGTCGGCATCGACACCCAGGCAACGTCCGATTTTCGGCACCGCACCCTCCCCAAGGATTTGCACCACCAAA encodes:
- a CDS encoding C40 family peptidase; protein product: MRLPRLFSIFLSIFLLAACGTAERRTSGSTETIRPVSQVGNEVVFYALGLIDTGYRFGGKNPEAGLDCSGMVSYIYGRAAGLKVLGSAADIARNGRPIAQGELRPGDLVFFNTMNRSYSHVGIYIGDTRFIHAPSTNGKVRIDKLSDRYYAQRFEEARTLLD
- a CDS encoding EAL domain-containing protein is translated as MTTTSASAGYIDYAAFGLSPEDLRSLRALTSVWKDALMWVAERFGSSGALQKFVERTAELPLSIADIGWQREWLHSWHKLSSSGFSLADMFSMFNHAVARCEADLFGDMQQVGRIQLDLLAILRRSVVAAISCAIELGEEARLSEIGLSGEFVAMRRLQEMAKADRAVAVLSVSLVNRRAFSHFSAAELQTIPGLLTEQLKRLLRPEDQAFVGHEGEWILLLPEVKTMAQPVLAATHIRRAFDEPVVLLSGRTVMLDVEIGMAMLPEHGSDAEEVILAARLARASVQGANEAFALFDLGMRQHWLLRNELSEELRQALRHESLMLYMQPQVNAASGQCFGAELLLRWRRGNGDWVAPPIIVELIEENGWRTLFTDWLIRAALRQCAALDAAGVNISLSLNLTAGDLLDPDLPELVAQCLEAWRIPAGRFTFELTESAMMGDRELGLSVMKKLRELGVRLALDDFGTGYSSLSYLATLPINEIKIDRSFVINMSASAEGLRIVRAIIDLTHDLGMCSLAEGVESIEQRDQLLALGCQDAQGYLYGKPMPRDEFITWYFARSA
- a CDS encoding DUF4178 domain-containing protein: MALSAQCPSCGAPVVFKSASSVFAVCEYCQSMLVRHDQNLEDIGKMAALVEDRSPLQLGAEGSYQGVHFALIGRIQIEYSQGTWNEWHLLFDDMRNGWLSEAAGEYVLSFMQQVREPLPDFDQLKIGQRISLASQAWTVSNIENAECIAGQGELPFKVGAGYPVAAVDLRNQANFATLDYSETPPLLFVGEAVDFRSLRMSNLRDGMAIPTKMVEARVFRCPGCGAPMAARSQEILAVGCASCGAVVDATDQSYKVLSKSLGMRDERYTPRVPLGSKGLLEGKALEVIGFLVKQCRVDGIAYDWSEYLLACENGTYRWLTEYNGHWNVVDVLSKPPAGGIVELENVRFGGQSFKHFSTSPVVEVIQVTGEFTWRVRRGETNRVIDYVAPPLMLSSESTGNDLTWSQGSYVEPQVIAEAFKLKDILFRPIGVFANQPNPWGETNRRIWGLSWKLALAAMLLQAFFVLFSSGKLLLRQDFTFEPQPGAEVQTREFEISGKPRKIAVKNRTSLDNNWIGLDMVLVNKNTGAAWQAGRELSFYSGYDDGRWTEGSRDDEIVFLNIPAGTYYLTLDPDMAQDKPVAVRDTLEVRTAGAGWSNFVLVMIFIIIFPVFSAMRHAAFEARRWAESDHAPESADDSDGDD
- a CDS encoding DUF350 domain-containing protein — its product is MFDPVINSLPAFAGYFATAIVLLAVFLALYVLVTPYNELRLIREGNTAAAVSLAGAIVGYALPIAVSVAASHNIYVMIGWGVVACAVQLMAYIVARFALPQINLNIPQGKLASGIFLASLSLGVGILNAGCIA
- a CDS encoding SPFH domain-containing protein — translated: MALMDFIKKQFIDILQWTEGGDGTLAWRYPMAEMEIQNGASLTVRDSQVAMFVNEGTVADVFVPGMYKLTTQTLPVLTYLKNWDKLFESPFKSDVYFFSTRTQLDQKWGTPNPITIRDKEFGIVRLRAFGIYSYHLTDPKTFYQKISGTRDTYTREELEGQLRNTMVAGLTDLFGESGVPFIDMAANQDEFGKAMLAKAAPMFAEYGLVLDSLVVQNVSLPEELQKVLDQKIGMNMIGDMQRFTQYQVANAIPEAAKNEGGMAGMGVGMGAGIGFGQVMGQAMASAAQPASAVAASVSADEVVATLEKLHGLVEKGILSQAEFDAKKAELLKKLS
- a CDS encoding HDOD domain-containing protein, which gives rise to MSNEINQELSHDVVEKVMSSIDIPTCPGMVTDAMREAQKDEPDLSRLADIIGSDAGMSAAALKLANSPLFGANNRVVSVRKAVERLGIQNVVCVVVASALRASVTGLPAAWVEDFWRRTMQLALASSLVARRQYGISADAAYTYALFHNAAIPLLMRRFPNYADVLEGCRSEGRMLSDAEEQYFPCTHSIVGSLLVRNWGLPPLLGQAIRFHHEKDVYDLPDRSLPGGALSLIAVTQVAEHLLDEIIGDTSEVDTNLLERALAFLGISNDDLDELRQRFASAVEN
- a CDS encoding NAD-dependent succinate-semialdehyde dehydrogenase, producing MNLQNTELLRSSNLIGGQWVEADSGARLSVINPATGNTLGDVPLCGAAETRRAIEAADAVWPAWRGLTARRRAQLLQAWFKLIVDNAEDLAQLVTAECGKPLSEARGEVIYGASFIEWFAEEGKRTYGESIPSPAANTRLIVIKQPIGVCAAITPWNFPLAMITRKVAPALAAGCPVVVKPAEATPLTALALAVLAEEAGFPPGVFNVVTGKPADIGGELCANPIVRKLSFTGSTGVGRLLMAQCAPTIKKLSLELGGNAPFIVFDDADLNAAVDGALAAKYRNTGQTCVCANRFLVQAGIYEEFATKFAEKARGLKVGDGTEAGVVQGPLINAAGLSKVEAHVADAVGKGARVLCGGARHERGGNFFQPTVLADVTTEMKVAREETFGPVAPLFRFETEAEAIAMANDTEFGLAAYFFTRNVGRCWRVGEALEYGMVGVNTGMISNEVAPFGGIKQSGLGREGSKYGIEDYLEIKYLCFDINT
- a CDS encoding type III pantothenate kinase; translated protein: MIVCLDSGNSRIKWGVHDGAQWLAQGAVAHADVEQLARLLLDWPNPDKVVLANVAGTVAGGRIREQLGRWSPVFWEVTSEFSRCGVTNRYRNPEQLGVDRWCALIGARGMSHSAVLVVMAGTATTIDTMNAEGEFLGGFILPGPELMRRSLARETAALPFANGGYAAYPQCTDDAIVSGGLEAQAGAIERAFVRLADGGACCLLSGGNAELIGHHLVIPHKVTHNLPLDGLKRLALEQ
- a CDS encoding HD-GYP domain-containing protein, translated to MEIVSVADLKIGMFVAEPDCPWTEFNFAFQGFVISTPDQVDIFQSKCRFVYIDRTRSLNEHYVPTKHEKDAPLKASPFQSDRIDERKSSQHEAMSLTSEKRQSRRRRFLDFLHSQSDNDQARELSRELARIEPQYDILANALQDAFKLFSDGQEIDIALIREGLSEIAGSLQRNPDAVMWLLRLKQNDQYSFDHAMDVAVNMILLGTHVGWRDERLLELGLTGMMQDIGKIQLPHELLSKKEPFSVAELKVVRSHVASSLEMLYSQANLPHGVILTVSRHHERWDGSGYPRGLKFEQIGLAAEIAGLADSFCAMLKDKPYRTALGHQEALEELHNLRGKLFSPALMEQFVQCVGLYPIGTLVELNTGEVGVVIQQNRVKRSKPRVVVMLDAAKILVRSYRVVDLREDANAALRIAKALPHNAYGLAGNDYYLG